The genomic stretch AGGCTAGGCTAGTTTAgcgatgtttgatgctaattagaagtattaaatatagattaattataaaattaattgtatagatggagtctaattcgcaagacagagtctattaagtctaattagtatTTGACAAGATGGTGCTACAacaaccatttgctaatgatagattaattaagcttaatagattcatctcgcgaattaactcaaagattctgcaattagttttataattaactcatgtttagtcctcctaattagtatccaaatatccgatgtgacactgctaaaatttaacgctaaaatttagcacctcgcaTCCACGCACACCCTCAACTAACCTGGTCCAAGTTCATGGGACTGATGGAGGCTGTCAAACAACACAGCAAGGGAAACGATGTTTCAGCAGTCCGgcaaaccaaccaaccaaccattCCCACGCTTTAACTCTGTACATAACCAGGATCCTTTTAATTCATGAGCAAGATAGGTCAACAACACCGCTACATTGAAACAGCCACCACCACGAGCGACCGGGGGCTCTGGATCGGGACACAAAAACCACGACGAACGACGACGGACTACAAGCAATCACGGGAGTTCTTCAATGTTTCGACAACTCTGGCAAGGCCAGAAACACAAGGGTTGTTTTTTCTTGCTTATTGCACCCTTCCAGGCGCAGCCCGGGCACGCTGCACTAGTCGGCTGTCCAGCTCTGCTCCACAATCTCGCGGACCTTGCGGTTGTACTCCCGCTTGTTCTCGCTGAACAGTCTGGCGGCTTCTGAGTTTGCTGGAGAGTTTGGGTTCGGATCGCACAGCAGGGACTGCAGAGCAAATTCAGCGCAAGCCAGTTAGTTCAGATACAACAGGTGCATATTATAGATATAACTtccagccaaaagtcatcaAAAGATGGCATTGTGTAAATTGTAAAACGGAAAACAACGCAAACATCTATAATGAAAATGGCTCTAGTTAACATGCTTCCATCGTAGTTTGAAAACATGGTATCACTGCTACCCCATTCCAATTATTGCAGTATGGCCAGGACCATTGGTTTGCAAACAAGTCAAATCCTAATCATTGTCTTATGCTTCTAGGTCCACAAGCCCCTATCACAACCAAGCTCTTAACCTAGGTACAGCATTCTGTCAATAAGTTATGACAAGAAAAACTTTACCTACaatattatttcaaaaaaaaacaatttactTCTGAATGTAATACCTAATGTTGACGAACATAACTTCCAACTTTCCGTACATAGGAGCATTATAATGGCTATGAAAGATCTAATCATGTGCACAAAAATGCAAATACACTACCAATTTtacgaaagaaaaataaagtagCTGGGCTGGAAGCTACAAATAAGTCTACCTATAGTTTTCCAAATCCGAGCAACTGAAACAACTGATTCAGCAAGTTTTTACAATCCATTAAATTTTGACAGAGCAAGATGGCAATAGCCCTATTCGCTTCAATTCCCATTGTACGTGCATTTTTcccaaaagaaaaggtaaaggaaaaaaaggaagtcTGCTTGACATGCTGGAAATAGACACACAACCGGACTGTAAGACCAGTGTTATTGTGTGGGTCTGGTGCGAATCTAACCCCTCCTTTGAACTATTCGTACAATCCAATTGTATAGTATGGTTGTACATATACTCTACTTTAAAATCTTGACAAGACAAGACAAGCACTTAGCAATATCCGCTTCAAAGGACATTCACATGCATTTTTGCCCAAAAAAAAAGTGCTAAACAAGAGGATGGTACCTGAATAGAAGTCAATATGGCAGCAACGTCATATATAGGACTCCACTGGTTCTGTAGGATATCCAAGCAGATGCTTCCATCTGCATATACTGCATGAGAAGTATGATGTCAAACCAGTTTCCCACAGCTTCAAGTTAGAGATTCATGTTAACATGCATAGAGAGGGAGATGAAAGAGGAAGGGGTAAGGGAGGGAAAGATGTATTACTATTTGGGTGAAACATCCTAGAGACAAATCGAACAGTTGGTGGCTTGTTCGGATAATCTTCAGTAAACTGCAAAGTAAGCTTGAACGTGCCTACAAATGTGAGACAATCAACAGCAATTAACTTTCCAATGTCACCTTAATATCGCACAGCAATTTAAATATGCAACATGACAAAGTGAGAAATTGGCATCAAGGATCAATAAGAGGTCACAATCTTATAACATAGTTTTTTGAGAAACAATCTTATAACATAGTAAGAAAATATACGTGGCATTTTCAGCCGTAACTTTTGCCAAATACTTCAATGCTACGTAAAAAGAAGTGAAACATCAAAGTCACAGTGATAAAATCAAGAAAACTTAACCAAACTGAAAATAAATAAGAGGACATCTCAGGATACAACGTAACACAGCTTTCATAATTTCTGATGTTAACCCATGAAACTCATATTGCAAACTAATCAAGTATGCATCATTGCACTTTGGGTTGTTTATTAACCATATGACACAATGCATAATAGAGGTAGCAACTATCCTCAGATAACATATGGTATACACGAGTAACAGGGCTCAATTGATGTACTGTAGCACAGAAAGTCGATTAAGAAGACAAAGTATGCTAGACTACTTGTAGCAAGGACTCAATACCAAACCTGATCTGGTAAAGTGACTCTAGTTTTGGCCTGTGTAGGATCAGAAACTGATTAAACCACCAAAAAGCACTTCTACTTCTAGTTCCCAAGAAATAATCAAATACCATATAATATTTAGcatgaaacaaaaaaattacTAGATCCATCTTAAACTCAGAGAAATATTCGTAATTGTTTTTTGATGTTGTAAAAAAGAAATTAACAAAGTCCATCTGAAATGTGCTATGATAATATCTGATAGACTCGTTTTAGTTTGCCATCTGGATCATGAATGTTAGAAATTTAGTACTATTCATTTGTGCCAGCAACACTGCAACTATCACTGCAGGCCATGCTTTTAGGAAGGGCCCCAGGCAGCCTAAGCGTGACCAAGCCAAAACTAGGTGCCAGTGCAGTGTCTGAATAGCCCCTATTGCTTTCTTAAAACAAAGTCAGTAAGCAATGTGTACCATTGAGGGAAACAATACATAGTAGTAGGAAACTGATGCAAGCATCCTGCTCAAGTGTTTAAGACTTAAACGGGCATGATTCAGACACAATCCCCGTGCAGGTTATGTAGCAACAGGTCCTATGACGGGGGCAGTGTGCATACATGAATGTAAATGAACCACAGCATTTGCTCTAATAGTCTAGGCAAGCAGATTTCTAACAGAATTCCTGTTCAAGGGCTATCACCCTAGTTTTAATAACCTATCTATGGTACTAGTTTCAATAATCTGAGGTAATCCAATCATTATTCCTTAGTCATAGTAACATGATATCATATGTTTTGATGGAATTACATCCTAAAGTGTGTTCATTACAATGTTCTCAACGCATGCCACCAAGAAGCTATACAATCTAAAATGAGCAATGAGCAACAAGGACCATTTTAGCATAGCAAAATACAGGATATCATATCAACACCGGCACACGGAAGAAGcaagaagcagaagcagcagcaaccacatAGGCTCCCAACCCTATCTATGATGCCTTAGAAATTTCTTCATTCAAGTCAGAAGTTGTGGCAGGGTTGCACATTGCTATTAGCACACCACATATTACTCAACATTTGAAGCAGGCACAAGCCCTACTGGACCCATTAAATACAAATATGAATTGCATCATAAAGAAGCCATTTTTTCCCTGAAACTATCATGCTTACAACATTGTTGTGTGAATGTATAGGCAATTCCATACTAATGACTTCAACATGTCCCTTTTCAACGAAAAATGACATTTTTTAAACAAATAAATAACAGATATCACTCCACTTATTAAATCATCAGTGCCATCCAATTGCGGAGCCAGGAAGGACATATGGATGGGGTGGGGGCTAGGATATAATGATGCCCACACCTTTCACTATTTATGCATCACTTGAGTTTTCTTTTTAGGTTTAGCTATGAATATCCCTTCAAAGATTAACAAAATAAACTAGTAGATATAAACCTATGAGAACCAAATTACTCATTGAGTGCACCAAAGGCTGAAAGAAATTGAGAAGAGGGACCCCTAAGTTGTACGAGGCAAGAGCTCATCCAGCCACTCTCATCCTGGCTAGGTGCCAGATTGTGACTCAAACAGTTTGGCTTTGGTAGGGTTAAGAAATCAAGTGTAACAAAGGGGAAGGGAATCAGGAATTATTTCCGTAGTTCATACATAGCAAGGAGTGTGACAAGCCAGAACACATGACCGATCTAGTTGAGAATACATGCAGTGCAGCCTGGCCCATACTGGACACCGCCTAGCTCCGCCAACGGAATTATCTCTTTCCTAATTAAGGATAATaatacaaaataaaagaataaagtCTTCCAAGCAGCAGAACACCATCACTGAACCAATTATGCAGCATGCTCTTCAGTGCAAATCCAAAGCATGTTCTAGTGGGCATTTGGCATGTGAGATAGGTATGGAAAGATTTGTTGACATAGCAAAGGTACATTTTTGTGCAATACGAAAGCAGATAGCATTTATACTTCCATTTTAAAATTGAAACGAAGTACAAAACGCTAACATCTACAAGGCAGTTTCCGAACATCACAGGTGAAGCTGCTTACTCAGTGTGTGCTTCTAGTATACCATGCAAAATTTGTCCTTTCCGATTAGCAGAAACCAAAAACTGTAACGGATTTACAGCCCTAGCCTAGTGGGTGCTATCGGTATTGCCATGCAACCCTTGTCGAATTCTCAATGAAACCAAAGCCGTTACCGAAATTGCAGCTCTAACCTACAATTTGCCATCGCTCTGCTGTGGTAAGTTCCAGAGACAACTCCCAACGGTTAACTACAGAACAAAACACATAACAGAATTTTCCCCGCAAGACCGACATCCACAGAATAATCAATAGGAACAAGCTAAAAACAGTCCTGAGCTGCCTACACAGTCTCAGTTCCagggcaaacaaaacccctaaAATCAGACGACCCATCTGCAGTTACGCATGCATGATTCCGAATCAAAACTACATTAAACCAACTAGCAAACACACAAGGAGCAGTAAATCAGCTACAGATCAGAGGAGAATCAAAGCCGCGAATCTCACCTCCGTCCCACGGCGTATCATCCGGCCTGCAAAACCACACGAACCCGCCATCAGCACCGTAAACACgagtaaaacaaaaaaaaagatgaaaccTCGTCTCCCTCCCTCTGAGATCCAGAGCCCCCAAACCCTAGAACAGGCACGGGGCTAACGAGCTCCGGGGGCGAGGGGGGAGAATGAACAAGCTCCGAGGGATCACCTACCCGAATATGACGGCGTTCCATAACATGATGTTGTTGTCGTGCGGCGCGCCGCTGATCCCGGCGGGCGGGTCCTGCTGCAGGCGCTTGAAGTCCCGCATCAGCCGCTTCCTCGCCGGCGTCGACatctcaccgccgccgcccggcgcctcAAACCCTAGCTAGGGTTTCGATCTCCCGCAGCTCGCCCGctccctccccgctcctggctttctctctctttctcctgaCCCCGGGGGTTGCGTCTGGAACCAGAGAAGCTTCCGGTtacgagagggagagagagaagggaaggagagggggggggggggggtgttgtgATGGATGGGTGGGTGGTGGGATGGGTGCGCGTGAGAAAAGTTTCACGGGTGGAAAGAGTGGAAGCCGCGACGCCCACGCGGGGCGGTGGGCCATCCCCTCCCCGCGACCTTCGCTTCGTTTCCACGCGGGACTCTGCTCGGAGCCACTGACCCGTGGGTCCGACACCTCGATGGCCCCACCAGCCGACGTACTCGCGGAAGGAGCTGAGCACCGCGCTGCCGTCCAGGTGACTGACAGGCACCGGACCAGGGCCCATATGTCACAGACTTTGGCGCCACCACATTCCAAATTCTTGCGTGCGACTTGGTCTGCTGACGCGTGGGACCGAGGGTAGGATGTGACGCAAGGGGACCAACGAGTCAGTGGCGTGAGAATGGTCAACTTGATGTGGGGCGGCGGCCGAAGGGTGGGACGCGGTGGGGCCACGGGTGGGTATCGCATCCCGTGGAGATGGTGGGGCCCGTCTGGCTGGCGGCATCCGTGGAGAGGGTCGGCAGCGGGTACGTGAGAAAAGGCTGCCGGCTCGCCCGTACTCTTTCGCTGGCCACAGAACGATCGCCGCCCAAGATTGATTCCCGACACTTTTCGCACGATTTGACGTGTCAACCAATTTACCCTCCGTAATTTCCGGGGTTAAAAAATCACAGTAGGTCTACCGTCACGATGTCATTTTCTAGTAGAAAAATCTGGTGGCAAGCATTGCCTTGTAAAAACAGTGGCAAGAGGCCTAGAGGGTGTCTGACGATGAGGTCATGGGCCATGTTCGATTACAGAATATGACGACATGATGGTGAGTGCGCGCGCCATGATCTCATGGCCAAGCTGAGAAAGAGAACAATGTGATATCTTCGAAAAAGAGCAATGTGTATAGCCATTGCCCTTGCTCCTTCCGGCTCTGCAACAAATGGTGTACATATCCACCACCTCTCATCATCGACAATTACGAATACTTGACAACAGAAATGAAAAATGCATGCCAACAGGATAAAAAACAAAATCTGTCATCCAATCTACCTCTCAGTCTTTGCTATCTGATACCCTTCATTCGGGTGAAGAATACAGCTAAATGAATGGGTTCGTAGCAGACAGCTAAATGAATGGGTTAGTAGCAGACTGCAAACCCCAGTTGCCAAGAGCCCAAGACACAGGAGCACCATTTTATCGCGACTTCATGAGCTTTCGCAGGCTGTTGTTGTCTACACATCGATTCAGTAACTGTTCCGAGACCAAGCAATCAACTAATTACAAACAAGATGCCAGTTAAAAAATGTAAGAAGCATGTTGAGATACAGCTAGTCACAGCTATTTAAAATTGTTTTTCTTCACATACAGGACGAATTGTCATCGTCATttacacagagagagagagagagagagctggctAACCATGTCAAGAGTTCTGGGGTGGCTTCAGATTCTTGGCCTAACCCTGCGGCCACTGGTGTCACCGCCGTCCGAGAGCTGCGCGCAAACGCTCTGGCTCTTTCCACCACTGCTGCACGGCTCCTCACACCCTGCAACGGTTTTCAGTAGCTCTGCCTGCAGTGCGAGGCAGTTCTCCCTGAGGCGATTGAATCCATCACTCCGCATTACAGCTGCAGAGACATAAGGGTATCTGGAATGTGTTATGGAGCTTTATAAACTTAATTGCACCAGGACTGTAAAAACTTAATTGCACAAATAAAGCAACCAAAATG from Setaria italica strain Yugu1 chromosome II, Setaria_italica_v2.0, whole genome shotgun sequence encodes the following:
- the LOC101765602 gene encoding ubiquitin-conjugating enzyme E2 2, which gives rise to MSTPARKRLMRDFKRLQQDPPAGISGAPHDNNIMLWNAVIFGPDDTPWDGGTFKLTLQFTEDYPNKPPTVRFVSRMFHPNIYADGSICLDILQNQWSPIYDVAAILTSIQSLLCDPNPNSPANSEAARLFSENKREYNRKVREIVEQSWTAD